The proteins below are encoded in one region of Indicator indicator isolate 239-I01 chromosome 34, UM_Iind_1.1, whole genome shotgun sequence:
- the LOC128977856 gene encoding G protein-activated inward rectifier potassium channel 4-like, whose amino-acid sequence MVLPCTHNSVGGGGSSWLVPEEPRGRSNSIPPAQTPTAKHMLAYLPRPPTDISQYGTFPQEPELPATPSALAQDSWQKASTSTAKRSAQMPNYPSPPCHGVSVPTEPSLLLSRGSMATQYRPSDLPRCPPPALRDTSTHWYPLHALSVPNIPNSSRGRTSARSSAATAVPAPEGLPSRCRKLLEEDGPAAQAGKRQRQRYVTKVGKCQVNLGNIQEKKRFLSDIFTTIVDLKYRWFLFVFMMCYIITWVVFGTIYLFDAWVRGDVWHQGDPEWQPCIENVDSFVSALLFSVESQRTIGYGSRMVTANCTEGVILLMAQSIVGSMIDALMVGCMFVKISRPKKRAQTLIFSKNCVISRRDEKLCLMFRVGDLRESHMVDAKIRAKLIKSRQTTEGEFIPLEQSELNLGYDTGEDRLFLVEPQIICHVIDCRSPFWDMSAESLRREQFEIIIILEGIVEATGMTCQARTSYTEDEILWGYRFEPCMSLEKGAFQVDYSRFELTFEVQTPVASAKELHELRELEQQEHSTLSLYWDHLLQPCVPLGTGPGREALAGLSVPSGAAEGGQDERLEQETVT is encoded by the exons atggtgCTTCCCTGCACCCACAACAGcgtgggtggtggtggcagtAGCTGGCTAGTGCCCGAGGAGCCCCGCGGCCGCAGCAACTCCATCCCCCCAGCGCAAACCCCCACTGCCAAGCACATGCTGGCCTACCTGCCCCGGCCACCCACCGACATCAGCCAGTACGGCACCTTCCCCCAGGAG CCCGAACTCCCAGCCACCCCTAGCGCTCTGGCACAGGACAGCTGGCAGAAAGCCAGCACCTCCACTGCCAAGAGAAGTGCCCAGATGCCAAACTACCCAtccccaccctgccatggggtCAGTGTCCCCACCgagccatccctgctgctgagccgTGGCAGCATGGCAACCCAGTACCGTCCCAGTGATCTGCCCCGATGCCCACCACCTGCCCTGCGAGATACAAGCACCCACTGGTACCCACTGCATGCACTGAGTGTGCCCAACATCCCCAACTCGTCGCGGGGCAGGACCTCTGCCCGCAGCAGCGCTGCCACCGCTGTCCCTGCCCCAGAGGGGCTACCAAGCCGCTGCCgcaagctgctggaggaggacggccctgcagcccaggctggcaaGCGGCAGCGGCAGCGCTATGTGACCAAGGTGGGCAAGTGCCAGGTGAACCTGGGCAATATCCAGGAGAAAAAGCGGTTCCTCTCAGACATCTTCACCACCATTGTGGATCTCAAGTACCGCTGGTTCCTCTTCGTCTTCATGATGTGCTACATCATCACCTGGGTGGTTTTTGGCACCATCTACCTCTTCGATGCTTGGGTGCGGGGCGACGTCTGGCACCAGGGTGATCCCGAGTGGCAGCCATGCATCGAGAACGTGGACAGCTTCGTCTCCGCCCTGCTCTTCTCTGTGGAGAGCCAGCGGACCATCGGCTATGGCTCCCGCATGGTGACAGCCAACTGCACCGAGGGCGTCATCCTGCTGATGGCGCAGTCCATCGTGGGCTCCATGATCGATGCCCTGATGGTGGGCTGCATGTTTGTCAAGATCTCCCGGCCCAAGAAGCGAGCCCAGACCCTCATCTTCAGCAAGAACTGCGTCATCTCACGCCGTGACGAAAAGCTCTGCCTGATGTTCCGGGTGGGCGACCTGCGTGAGAGCCACATGGTGGATGCCAAGATCCGGGCCAAGCTGATCAAGTCCCGGCAGACAACTGAGGGGGAGTTCATCCCCCTGGAGCAGTCAGAGCTGAACCTGGGCTATGACACGGGGGAGGACCGCCTGTTCCTGGTGGAGCCCCAGATCATCTGCCATGTCATTGACTGCCGCAGCCCCTTCTGGGACATGTCGGCTGAGTCGCTGCGCCGAGAGCAGTTTGAAATCATCATCATCCTTGAGGGCATCGTGGAAGCTACTG GAATGACGTGCCAAGCCCGCACCTCCTACACAGAGGACGAGATCCTCTGGGGGTACCGCTTCGAGCCCTGCATGTCCCTGGAGAAAGGAGCCTTCCAGGTGGACTACAGCCGCTTTGAGCTGACCTTCGAGGTGCAGACACCAGTGGCCAGTGCCAAGGAGCTGCACGAGCTgcgggagctggagcagcaggagcactcCACACTCAGCCTCTACTGGGAtcacctcctgcagccctgtgtcCCGCTGGGCACTGGGCCTGGCCGTGAGGCCCTGGCCGGGCTCAGCGTCCCCAGCGGTGCCGCTGAGGGCGGCCAAGATGAGCGGCTGGAGCAGGAGactgtgacctga
- the LOC128977858 gene encoding 5-hydroxytryptamine receptor 3A-like — MLQSPGTRRGDWIPEPAEPALHRLTHYLLAHYQKGTRPVWDWRKTTNVAIDLMVYAILSVDEKNQVLTTYIWYRQHWTDEFLRWDPAHFDNVTQISLPVESIWVPDILINEFVDVGKSPHVPYVYVDHHGEVQNLKPIQVMTACSLDIYNFPFDIQNCSLTFTSWLHHIRDINLSLWRQPELVKFDRSVFMNQGEWELLYVLSHFQEFSVKSSDSYAEMKFYVVIRRRPLFYTVSLLLPSIFLMVMDIVGFYLPPNSGERVSFKITLLLGYSVFLIIVSDTLPATAVGTPLIGIYFVVCMALLVISLTETILIVCLVHKQDLQPHVPAWVKHLLLEQATVLLCIRDRAKFIQSRMQSMDISGQAESNDSTAKLNPYSCEDPRESEASGDTRLRLAEGSLLVQGVLREITAIRCFLEKREEFRDVAREWLQVGYVLDVLLFRAYLVAVLAYSITLGTLWLVWQDA; from the exons ATGTTGCAGAGCCCAG GTACCCGCAGGGGAGACTGGATACCGGAGCCTGCTGAGCCTGCCCTGCACCGGCTGACCCACTACCTGCTGGCACACTACCAGAAGGGCACCCGCCCTGTGTGGGACTGGCGAAAGACCACCAATGTGGCCATTGACCTCATGGTCTACGCCATCCTCAGTGTG GATGAGAAGAACCAGGTACTGACCACCTACATCTGGTACAGACAG CACTGGACAGATGAGTTCCTCCGGTGGGACCCGGCGCACTTTGACAACGTGACGCAGATCTCCCTCCCAGTGGAGAGTATCTGGGTGCCTGACATTCTCATCAACGAGTT CGTGGATGTCGGGAAGTCCCCCCACGTCCCTTATGTCTATGTAGACCACCACGGGGAAGTGCAGAACCTCAAACCCATCCAAGTGATGACCGCTTGCAGCCTGGACATCTACAACTTCCCCTTCGACATCCAGAACTGCTCTCTCACCTTCACCAGCTGGCTGCACCACA TCCGTGACATCAACCTCTCGCTGTGGCGGCAGCCAGAGCTGGTCAAGTTCGACCGGAGCGTCTTCATGAACCAGGGCGAGTGGGAGCTGCTCTATGTCCTCAGCCACTTCCAGGAGTTCAGCGTCAAGAGCAGTGACAGCTACGCTGAGATGAAGTTCTAT GTAGTCATCCGGAGACGCCCCCTTTTCTACACTGtcagcctgctgctccccagcatctTCCTGATGGTTATGGACATCGTGGGCTTCTATCTGCCTCCCAACAGTGGTGAGAGGGTCTCTTTCAAGATCACTCTCCTGCTGGGCTACTCAGTTTTCCTCATCATCGTATCCGACACGCTGCCAGCTACTGCTGTTGGCACCCCGCTGATAG GCATCTACTTTGTGGTGTGCATGGCACTGCTGGTCATCAGCCTGACAGAGACCATCCTGATAGTGTGCCTGGTGCACAAGCAGGACCTACAGCCCCATGTGCCTGCATGGGTGAagcacctgctgctggagcaagctACTGTCCTGCTCTGCATCCGAGACAGGGCAAAAttcatccagagcaggatgcaGAGCATGGACATCTctgggcaggcagagagcaatgaCAGCACAG CCAAGCTGAACCCCTACAGCTGTGAGGACCCTCGAGAGTCTGAGGCATCAGGGGACACAAGGCTCAGGCTGGCGGAGGGCTCCCTGCTGGTGCAGGGGGTCCTGCGTGAGATTACTGCCATCCGCTGCTTCCTGGAGAAGCGTGAGGAGTTCCGGGATGTTGCCCGCGAGTGGCTCCAAGTGGGCTACGTGCTGGACGTCCTGCTCTTCCGGGCATACTTGGTGGCTGTCCTGGCCTACAGCATCACTCTGGGCACCCTTTGGTTGGTGTGGCAGGATGCCTGA
- the CLDN25 gene encoding putative claudin-25 encodes MAGSWQVKAQAGGMLLALFGWVSSCVTTFVPFWKNLNLELNELEVWNMGLWQVCITQEEGAVGCQAHGSFLALPPDLRISRLLMCLSNGLGLLGCLLAALGMEGWRPCEDKPGLKRQLLLAGGAALGIAGIATLAPVSWVAYNTVLDYWDDTVPDIVPRWEFGEATFLGWFAGVFLTASGLLLACSTRPMRTTPPPVPACHQLPATRGLAGPHHPHPKNADLVI; translated from the coding sequence ATGGCTGGGAGTTGGCAGGTGAAGGCGCAGGCgggggggatgctgctggcccTCTTTGGGTGGGTCTCCTCCTGTGTCACCACCTTCGTGCCCTTCTGGAAGAACCTCAACCTGGAGCTGAATGAGCTGGAGGTCTGGAACATGGGGCTCTGGCAGGTCTGCATCACCCAGGAGGAGGGGGCGGTCGGGTGCCAAGCTCACGGCTCCTTCCTGGCGCTGCCACCTGACCTGCGCATCTCCCGCCTGCTAATGTGCCTCTCCAATGGGCTcgggctgctgggctgccttcTTGCTGCTCTGGGGATGGAGGGCTGGAGACCCTGCGAGGACAAACCTGGGCTGAAGCGGCAGCTCCTGCTCGCCGGGGGAGCGGCACTCGGCATAGCAGGGATAGCCACCCTGGCACCGGTCTCCTGGGTCGCCTACAACACTGTCCTTGACTACTGGGATGACACCGTCCCTGACATCGTCCCTCGGTGGGAGTTCGGGGAGGCCACCTTCCTGGGCTGGTTCGCTGGCGTCTTCCTCACTGCCAGCGGGCTGCTCCTCGCCTGCAGCACCCGGCCCATGAGGACCACACCACCACCGGTCCCTGCCTGCCATCAGCTCCCTGCCACAAGAGGCCTGGCTGGGccccaccacccacaccccaAAAACGCAGACCTGGTCATCTAG
- the USP28 gene encoding ubiquitin carboxyl-terminal hydrolase 28, with the protein MKNIGNTCWFSAVIQSLFQLPEFRRLVLGYSLSQNVLESCHSHVEKRNIAFLRELQCLFALMLGTCRKFVDPSAALELLRDAFRSAEEQQQDVSEFTHKLLDWLEDTFQLAVNAKSPGDKSENPMVQLFYGTYLTEGVHEGNAFSKMEPFGQYPLQVNGYRNLSECLEGAMVEGEMEEAATPQSVKYGQERWFTKLPPVLTFELSRFEFNQSLGQPEKIHTRLEFSQTIYMDRFLHCNKELIRMKREEIKRLKEKVVLLQQQLERYLHYGSGPAHCPLPDMLQYVLEFVTTRPAAALPSAQGPQEGLLQPETQLMDTQLDSKLERQDTKAEGGACFLASPSAQSSCAVLQPPAPRTVSEAELALVQTCLQRWRQETEQDVRDLKESIARINLSIEQMYCDPLLQRVPYHLHAVLVHQGQANAGHYWAFIYDQPRRSWLKYNDISVTDSSWEELERDSFGGLKNASAYCLMYISDTVARLAADEADGQLQREVEALPPELWHYIQEDNWRLEQEAEEWDEEQSCKIPQMKPSPASELQELSSESGSGNPSSQSTNPSSASAQRARTLSAEHARIAKEQTAKAIANCASAYEKNGVEAALCEPKEVESVEAQVGERALTAQAEPPQDAQDTEAAAQSSPQVSEVEIPSVGKIPVRSDVDGYNEEVMLSPAMQGVILAIAKARQTFDRDGSEAGLVKAFHEEYSRLYLLAKETPTPQNDTRLQHVLIYFLQNNAPQQVVERTLLEQFADKNLSYDERSISIMKVARAKLKEIGPDDVDMEEYRRWHEDYSLFRKVSVYLLTGLELYQNRKYQESLTYLVYAYQSNAKLLLKGARRGVSEQLIALYRRECLLKLNEMAASLFVSHEEACVAQGISILNESVIPCMHLMNDFEICREDMDAIQVMRNVWCSYLGREDMDEKLQLKLGELLPRLLDSSTEVIVLKEPPKIRPNSPYDLCSRFAAVMESIHGASTVAVK; encoded by the exons ATGAAGAACATTGGGAACACCTGTTGGTTCAGTGCTGTCATACAA tCTCTGTTTCAGTTGCCAGAGTTCCGGAGGCTGGTCCTTGGTTACTCCCTCTCACAGAATGTCCTTGAAAGCTGTCACAGTCACGTT GAGAAGCGCAACATTGCCTTCCTGCGAGAGCTGCAGTGCCTCTTTGCATTGATGCTGGGCACCTGCCGCAAGTTTGTGGACCCTTCTGCAGCGTTGGAGCTCCTGAGGGATGCATTCAgatctgcagaagagcagcag CAAGATGTGAGTGAATTCACACACAAGCTGCTGGACTGGCTGGAGGACACGTTCCAGCTTGCTGTGAATGCCAA GAGCCCTGGGGACAAATCTGAAAACCCAATGGTACAGCTCTTCTATGGGACTTACCTGACCGAGGGTGTCCATGAGG GCAACGCCTTCTCCAAGATGGAGCCCTTTGGTCAGTATCCCCTGCAGGTGAACGGCTACCGCAACCTGAGCGAGTGTCTGGAGGGGGCCATGGTGGAAGGCGAGATGGAAGAGGCAGCAACACCTCAGTCGGTCAAGTACGGGCAGGAG CGCTGGTTTACCAAGCTCCCACCAGTGCTGACCTTCGAGCTCTCCCGCTTCGAGTTCAACCAGTCACTGGGACAGCCAGAGAAGATCCATACCAGGCTGGAGTTCTCCCAGACCATTTACATGGACAG GTTCCTCCACTGCAATAAGGAGCTCATTCGgatgaagagagaagaaattaagagactgaaggagaaagtggtgcttctgcagcagcagcttgagaG GTACCTGCATTACGGCTCAGGCCCAGCCCACTGCCCACTGCCCGACATGCTGCAGTATGTGCTGGAGTTTGTCACCACCaggccagctgcagccctgccctctgctcagggCCCTCAGGAAGGGCTCCTGCAGCCCGAAACTCAGCTGATGGACACTCAGCTGGACAG caAGCTAGAAAGGCAGGATACCAAGGCTGAAGGTGGAGCTTGCTTTCTGGCAAGTCCCTCGGCGCAATCCTCGTGTGCggtgctgcagcccccagctcctCGCACAGTGTCGGAGGCTGAGCTAGCGCTGGTGCAGACCTGTCTGCAGCGCTGGAGGCAGGAGACAGAGCAGGATGTGCGAG ATCTGAAAGAATCCATTGCCAGAATCAACCTGTCCATTGAACAAATGTACTGTGACCCTCTCCTCCAGCGG GTTCCCTACCACTTGCACGCAGTCTTGGTGCACCAAGGGCAAGCAAATGCTGGTCACTACTGGGCCTTCATCTATGACCAGCCTCGGAGGAGCTGGCTCAAGTACAATGACATCTCTGTGACTGACTCCTCAtgggaagagctggagagggattccTTTGGAGGCCTGAAGAACGCCAGTGCCTACTGCCTGATGTACATCAGTGATACCGTGGCGCGCCTGGCTGCAG ATGAGGCTGATGGGCAGCTCCAGAGGGAAGTGGAAGCCTTGCCCCCAGAGCTGTGGCACTACATCCAGGAGGACAACtggcgcctggagcaggaggctgaggagtgGGATGAGGAGCAGTCCTGCAAGATTCCTCAGATgaagccttctccagcttctgagtTGCAGGAGCTCTCTTCTGAATCAGGGTCAGGTAACCCCAGCTCTCAATCCACTAACCCT TCATCAGCCAGCGCGCAGCGTGCCCGCACCCTGTCCGCTGAGCATGCCAGGATCGCCAAGGAGCAGACTGCCAAGGCCATTGCCAACTGTGCCAGCGCCTATGAGAAGAATGGTGTGGAGGCCGCACTCTGCGAG CCCAAGGAGGTAGAGTCAGTGGAGGCCCAGGTGGGAGAAAGAGCCCTCACAGCTCAGGCAGAGCCACCCCAGGATGCTCAGGACACAGaggctgctgcccagagcagcccccAGGTCTCTGAGGTGGAAATCCCCAGTGTGGGGAAGATCCCTGTTAGGTCCGATGTGGATGGATATAACGAGGAG GTGATGCTGAGTCCAGCCATGCAAGGTGTGATCCTGGCTATTGCCAAAGCCCGGCAGACCTTTGATCGAGACGGGTCTGAAGCAGGGCTCGTGAAG GCATTCCACGAGGAGTACTCCCGGCTCTACCTGCTGGCCAAGgagacccccacccctcagaatGACACCCGCCTGCAACATGTCCTCATCTACTTCCTGCAGAACAATGCACCCCAGCAGGTGGTGGAGCggaccctgcttgagcagttTGCTGACAAGAACCTCAGCTATGATGAGAG GTCGATCAGCATCATGAAGGTGGCACGAGCAAAGCTGAAGGAGATTGGTCCTGACGATGTCGATATGGAGGAGTACAGG AGGTGGCACGAGGACTACAGCCTCTTCCGCAAGGTTTCCGTGTACCTGCTGACAGGGCTGGAGCTCTACCAGAACAGGAA gtatcAGGAGTCTCTCACCTACCTGGTCTACGCCTACCAGAGCAAcgccaagctgctgctgaagggagcCAGACGAGGCGTGAGCGAGCAGCTGATCGCCCTGTACCGCAGGGAGTGTCTATTG aaGCTGAACGAGATGGCAGCGTCGCTGTTTGTCAGCCATGAGGAAGCTTGTGTGGCACAGGGCATTAGCATCCTGAACGAGTCTGTCATCCCCTGCATGCACCTCATGAACGACTTTGAGATCTGCAGAGAGGACATGGATGCCATCCAGGTGATGAGGAACGTCTGGTGCTCCTACCTGGGACGAGAGGACATGGACG AAAAGCTGCAGTTgaagctgggagagctgctgccccGGCTCCTCGACAGCTCCACCGAGGTCATTGTCCTGAAGGAGCCCCCAAAGATCCGTCCCAACTCCCCCTATGACCTCTGCAGCCGGTTCGCAGCTGTGATGGAGTCCATCCACGGCGCCTCCACCGTGGCCGTGAAGTAG